TCTTACATCATTATCACTTATTGATTTTATCTCTTGTGCCAAGAAATCTATTTCCTTTCTAACAGGGTATAAAAACCATTTATCTAAAAAGGTTTCCTTTTTATCCTGTTCAACTTTGATTTGAAATTTTTGAACTAATTGATTATAAATATGAAGAAATTTATTTTCTTTATCTTTTGCATATTCATTTTCGTTGATTATTTTTTTAGCAACTTTTCTTTTATATTCTGGTGACGGAAAATATTTGTCGTTAAACTTTGCAAGTTCTTCAAGTAACTGTTCTTCAAAAATAGTATTATTTTTAGTCTTCTGGAATGCCTCAAGTTTTAAAGTTAACTTATAAATTGTCTCTGTAAGGAGGCTTAAATTATGTCTTTCAACTTTCACTTCGGAAATTAGCACATTGAAAGAAGAGATATCTATTCCAATAGCGTGCATTCCAAGTTCATTTGCCTGAACTAAAGTTGTCCCACTTCCACAAAAAGGGTCTAACACTATATCGCCTTTTATGAAATAAACTTCTTTTTTAAATTCATCGATATGAGAATCAAGAAAATATTCTACCAATTGAGGAATAAATTTGCCCTTGTAAGGATGCAACCTATGAACATGCTTTGTTCTTTCTGCTTCCTTATAATGAGCAAATGACAAATGCCAATTAACATCCTCTCCTAATATCTTTTTCCAATAATTTTGTTTAGAAGAATAATCGTAATATGCCTTTAATTCGTCTACATTTATAAGAGGATTCCCATCATTTCCATATTTTTTTATTTTTCCATATTGAAGTAGATATGAGATATTTGAGATTGAAACCTTGCGATTCAAATATTGAGATGCCCAAATGCTTGCTTCTTTTAAACTAATCAGTTTTTTATCTTCTGCACTAAATAATATATTCTGTCTCATCGTTCACTTCTTTTTTTTAGCCAATCCAAACTATTTATTGTTGGCATAAATACTATAGAAATCATTATATTTTATTATATTTATTCCAACTTTTTTGTCAATGGATAACGGGCAGAGTAAACTCTGCCACTACATTTTATAAATAAAATTTCAAATCCGAATCAGCCAAGTAGCGCGGCGGGCAATCTAAATATTCACCCTCACCCTTTCCCTCTCCCTTCAAGGGCGAGGAAGTTAGTTGGAAAATTTCTCCCTTCAAGGGCGAGGGGAAAAAGCCGAGAAATTTTCCCTGAATCGTACTGCTACATCTTTCGGAGCATGGATTGGCGGGCGGCAAGTTTCCAGGGACTGACCGTCTGCGTGGTTGCCTTTGTAGCAACCGTTGTCTTTTGCTCCTGCAGGGTCTTTGTAATCAATGCAGCAATTGCCGCAATCTCGTAATTTTCCTTTTTGTATTCAATCTTGCCGAGAATCCGGTCAATAAAAGTCGTATCATATTCACCAGCAATAAACTGTGGATTTTCCATCACCAACAAATGGAATGGAATAGAAGTCTTTATCCCCCTGATTGTATATTCTTTCAATGCCCTTTTCATCCTTTCTATTGCTTCTCTGCGTGTCGGTGCCCAGACCAGTAATTTTGCAATCAAGGGGTCGTAGTAAATGGGAATCTCAAATCCTTCGTATATTCCAC
This genomic window from candidate division WOR-3 bacterium contains:
- a CDS encoding DNA methyltransferase, which gives rise to MRQNILFSAEDKKLISLKEASIWASQYLNRKVSISNISYLLQYGKIKKYGNDGNPLINVDELKAYYDYSSKQNYWKKILGEDVNWHLSFAHYKEAERTKHVHRLHPYKGKFIPQLVEYFLDSHIDEFKKEVYFIKGDIVLDPFCGSGTTLVQANELGMHAIGIDISSFNVLISEVKVERHNLSLLTETIYKLTLKLEAFQKTKNNTIFEEQLLEELAKFNDKYFPSPEYKRKVAKKIINENEYAKDKENKFLHIYNQLVQKFQIKVEQDKKETFLDKWFLYPVRKEIDFLAQEIKSISDNDVR